Below is a window of Streptomyces spongiicola DNA.
GCAGGCGAAGCCGTTGCGGCCCTTCTTCTTTTTCTTGGCCCCGCTGCGGCCGTCACCGCCACGGCGGGGCGACCCGGCGGGATCGCCGCCGCCTTCGCCGCCGCCTTCGCCGCCGCCGCGGTCGTCACCCGTGAAGAACGGGTGGTCCTCCTCCCGCCCGCCGGACGGCGGACCGTCGTCCGCCGGGACGGGCCGCTCTTCCCGGGGCTGCGGCTCGGTGCGGTGCCCGGGAGGCTGCGGCGGCGGATAGGCGTCGGCGGTGCGGTAGTAGTCGCCGCCCCCGCCGTAGGGGGCGGGCCCCGGGTCGTACGGCATCGCGGGCTGCCCGCCGCCGTCCCAGGCGGGGTCGTACGGCCGGCCGCCGGAGTCCTGCGGACCGTACTGCCCGGTGTCGTACTGCGCCGTACCGTACTGCTGCCGGGCGTACGGCTGCTGCCCGTACCGGTCCTGGTGCTGGTGCTGCTCCTGGCCGTACCGGTCCTGGTGCTGGTGCTGCTCCTGGCCGTACTGGTCCTGGTGCTGGTGCTGGTCCTGGCCGTACCGGTCCTGGTGCTGGTCCTGGCCGTACTGCTGCCGTCCGTACCGGTCCTGGCCGTACTGCTGCTGATGACCGGTCTGGTACCGGGCGTTCTCCTGGTGGGCCTCGTCCTGCGGCTGCTGCGGGAACTGCTGCTGCGGCCGGCCACCGTAGGACGCGGGGCCGGCGCCGCCCTGCTGCCCTGTCCACCCCTGGTCCCCGTACAGAGGATCCTCGGGGTGCCACGGTTCGGAGCCGGGGCCCCGGCCATATTCAGTCATCGATCCCCTAGAGCCGCGAGACGGGCGCCGGGCGCTCCGCCTCTACGTAGTGCGGCGGCTGTTCGAACACCGCCGCATCGCGCGGAACGTTACCGTATCGCGATCAGATGACCACTTCGACGCCCTCGCCCGGGGGACCCCCCGAGGTCCGTTCGGCCTCCAGCGCGTTCTGAAGGATGACCACCGCCGCGGCCTGGTCGATGACGGACCGTCCCTTTCTGGACTTGACGCCCGAGGCGCGGAGCCCCTGGCCGGCCGTCACCGTGGTCATCCTCTCGTCGACCAGTCGCACCGGCACCGGATGGACACCGCGGGCCAGGTCCTGCGCGAAGGCGCGGACCTTGGCCGCCGCGGGACCCTCGCCGCCCCTCAGCGAGCGGGGCAGGCCCACCACCACCTCGATCGGCTCGTACTCCTCGACCAGCTGCCGCAGCCGACGATGGGCGGCGGGGACGTCCCGCCCCGGCACGGTCTCGACCGGGGTGGCGAGGATCCCGTCGGGGTCGCACGAGGCGACCCCGATCCGGGCGTCCCCGACGTCGATCGAGAGACGGCGTCCTCTGCGCATCAGGCCGTCTCGGCGACCAGGCGCTCGACGGCCTCGACGGCGCCGCCGATCGCCTCCGGGTTCTGGCCGCCGCCCTGGGCGACGTCCGGCTTGCCGCCACCGCCGCCGCCGAGGGCCCTGGCGGCGGCACGGACCAGCTCACCGGCCTTGAGCCCGCGCTCGCGGGCGGCCTCGTTGGTGGCGATGACGGTGAGCGGACGTCCGCCGGCCGTGGTGAACAGCGCCACCACCGCCGGACGGTCGCCGGCCCCCGGCAGCCGCTGCATCCGGCCGCGTACGTCGAGGACCAGCCTGCGCAGGTCGTCGGCGGACGTACCGTCCGGGACCCGGCCGGTGACCAGCGCCGTGCCCCGGACGTCCCTGGCGCCCTCGGCCAGACCGGCGGCGGCCTGGAGTACCTTCTCGGCGCGGAACTTCTCGATCTCCTTCTCGGCGTCCTTCAGCTTGCCGAGCACGGTGGCGATCTTCTCCGGGAGTTCCTCCGGACGCCCCTTGACCAGCTCCTGGAGCTGGGCGACGACGGTGTGCTCCCTGGCGAGGAAGTGATAGGCGTCGACGCCGACGAGAGCCTCGATGCGGCGCACACCGGAACCGATCGAGGACTCGCCGAGCAGCTTCACCAGACCCAGCTGCGAGGTGTTGTGCACATGCGTGCCGCCGCACAGCTCCTTGGAGAAGTCCCCGATGGTGACGACCCGGACGCGCTCGCCGTACTTCTCGCCGAACTCGGCGATGGCGCCCTGCCTCCTGGCCTCGTCGATGCCCATGACCTCCGCCTGGACGTCGAGTTCACGGGCCAGCACCTCGTTGATCCGCTGCTCCACGTCGGACAGCACGGTGCCGGGCACGGCGGACGGCGAACCGAAGTCGAAGCGGAAGCGGCCCGGGGAGTTCTCGGAGCCGGCCTGGGCGGCCGTCGGGCCGAGGGCGTCCCGCAGCGCCTGGTGGGTGAGGTGGGTGGCGCTGTGGGCGCGGGCGATGGCCCGGCGCCGCCGGACGTCGATGGCGGCGTGGGCGGAGGCGCCCACGGTCACCTCGCCCACCTGCACCGAGCCCTTGTGCACGGAGACGCCGGGAACCGGCTGCTGCACATCGCGGACCTCGATGACCGCGCCGCTGTCCAGCCTGATCCTCCCCTGGTCGGCGAGCTGGCCGCCGCCCTCGGCGTAGAAGGGGGTGCGGTCGAGGACGACCTCGACCTCGTCGCCCTCGGAGGCGGCCGGCGAGGGCACGCCGTCGACGAGCAGGCCGACGACGGTCGACTCGCCCTCGGTGTGCGTGTAGCCGGTGAACTCGGTCGCACCGGAGGCGTCGGCTACCTCGCGGTACGACGACAGATCGGCGTGGCCGGTCTTCTTGGCCCTGGCGTCGGCCTTGGCGCGCTCCCGCTGCTCCTTCATCAGCCGGCGGAAGCCGTCCTCGTCCACGGTCAGGCCCTGCTCGGCGGCCATCTCGAGGGTGAGGTCGATCGGGAAGCCCCAGGTGTCGTGGAGCAGGAACGCCTTGTCGCCGGAGAGGACGGTCGAGCCGGCCCCGCGGGCCTCGGTGACGGCGCCGTCCAGCACATTGGTGCCGGCGTTCAGCGTCTTGAGGAAGCGGGCCTCCTCGGCGAGCGCGACGGTCTCGACCCGCTTGCGGTCGGTCTCCAGCTCCGGGTACTGCCGGCCCATGCTCTTGATCACCACGTCGACCAGCGCGGCGACGACGGGTCCGGTGGCGCCGAGGAGCCGCATGTTGCGGATGGCGCGGCGCATGATGCGGCGCAGGACGTAGCCGCGGCCCTCGTTGCCGGGGGTGACGCCGTCGCCGATGAGCATCACGGACGTGCGGATGTGGTCGGCGACCACGCGGAGGGACACATCCGACTCGTGGCTGTCGCCGTAGCGCACGCCGGTGAGTTCCGTGGCCTTGTCGATGACGACCCGCAGGGTGTCCGTCTCGTACATGTTCCGGACGCCCTGGAGGATCATGGCGAGGCGTTCGAGGCCGAGACCGGTGTCGATGTTCCTGCTGGGCAGGTCGCCGACGATCTCGAAGTCCTCCTTGCCGGAGCCCTCGCCGCGCTCGTACTGCATGAAGACCAGGTTCCAGATCTCCACGTAGCGCTCGTCGTTGACCGCCGGGCCGCCCTCGGGGCCGAACTCGGGACCGCGGTCGTAGTTGATCTCCGAGCAGGGGCCGCACGGTCCGGGGACGCCCATGGACCAGAAGTTGTCCTTCTTGCCCAGGCGCTGGATGCGTTCGGCGGGGACGCCGACCACCTCGCGCCAGATGCGCTCGGCCTCGTCGTCGTCGAGGTAGACCGTGATCCAGAGCCTCTCGGGATCGAGGCCGTAACCGCCCTTGTCCTGCGGCGAGGTCAGCAGCTCCCAGGCGTAGGCGATGGCCCCTTCCTTGAAGTAGTCGCCGAAGGAGAAGTTGCCGCACATCTGGAAGAAGGTGCCGTGGCGGGTGGTCTTGCCGACCTCTTCGATATCGGGGGTGCGCACGCACTTCTGCACGCTGGTGGCGCGGGGCGCGGGCGGCTTGGTCTCGCCGAGGAAGTACGGCTTGAAGGGGACCATGCCCGCGTTGACCAGCAGCAGAGTCGGGTCGTCCGCGATGAGCGACGCCGAAGGCACGACGGTGTGCCCGCGCTCCTCGAAGAAGCTCAGCCAGCGGCGGCGGATTTCAGCCGACTCCATCAGTGGTCCTCATTCCGGTCGTACGGGGGCTTCTCGTCAAGCATCCCGTAGTGCTTCTTGTGGTGCTTGTGGTTTTCCAGGGCGGCCCGGCGGCGCTGGGCGGGCAGCGCCCGGTCGGCGGCGGCGTCGACGCCCAGCGCCTCACCGAGTTCGGCCTCGCGCTGGGCCATGCCGGCCCGGACGTCGAGGGCGAAGTCCTTGAGGCGGTACCCGGTCTCGATCGCCTTGTTCGCCGCCTGGGCGGCGAGGCTCTCCGGGGTCAGCTGCCTCAGCTTGCGGTTGACCTTGGTGGTGGCCCACACGCCGGCGGCGGCGCCGGCGGTGAACCAGAACGCACGACGGAACATCGGGTCTCAGTCCTTCCGCTTCCGGCGCCTGGCGGCCGGCACGGTGCGGCCGACGACGATCGTGCGCCTCACCTGCTCGGGCGGTGCGCCGGCCCCGTCCCGGCCGTCCCGGCCGTCGCGGCCGTCGCGGCCGTCCCGGCTCATCGCGCGGCGCACGCCGTAGCCGAACGCGGCGACCTTCACGAGCGGGCCGCCGAACGTCGAGGCGACCGTGGTGGAAAGCGCCGACGCGTTGGAGGTCACCTCCTGGACGTCGGAGGCGATGGCCTCGACCCGGTCGAGCTGGGTCTGGGCGGAGCGGACGGTGGCCGACGCGTCGGCCAGCAGGGGAACGGCCTGCTCGGTCACCTCCGCCATCAGCCGGGTGGTCGCCCTGAGCGTCTGGGCCAGTCTCACCAGCACCACGGCGAGGAAGGAGACCAGGATCGCCCAGAAGACGGCCACCAGGATCCCGGCAACCTCTCCACCGGTCACGCTGCACCGCTCTCTGCTTGTCGGGGCTTGTCGGGGCTTGTCGGAGCTTGTGTCAGGGCCCGTCAGGGCCTGACGGGGCTTTGTCGGAGTTCTTCAGGACCTGTCGGGCCCGCCGGGGCCCGTCGCGGGTCACCGCGGGTCACCGGGGGTCGTTACGAAAGCCCTCGTCCGACCCTATCGCGCCCGGGCCCGGCCCCCGTAACGGATCGGTGACCGCAGAGCGGGAGTTGCGGGCACTCCCACGGGCCGCTCCCGGCCGCCCGCGCTCACGGCTGACTCGGACGCCGAACGCGAGAGCCCGCCGCTCCCCCACCCCTGAGGGCGGGAGGGCGGCGGGCCGGGGCGCGAAGGCCGGTGGTACTGCCGCCGGCTCAGCGGGCGTAGTACTCGACGACGAGCTGCTCGTCGCAGATCACCGGGATCTCCTTGCGGTTCGGGTCCCGGTCCAGGCGGAAGGCGAGCGCCTTGAGGTTGACCTGCAGGTAGCGCGGGGTCTCACCGTCGGGCGCGTAGCCGCCCTCGCGGGCGACCTGGAACGGGTGCTTGTCGCGCGAGCGCTCGCGGACCGTGATGACGTCGTCCGGACGGACACGGAACGAGGGCTTGTCGACCTTGTTGCCGTTGACCTCGATGTGGCCGTGGACGACCATCTGACGGGCCTGGTAGATCGTCCGGGCGATGCCGGAGCGGAGCACCAGGGCGTCGAGACGGCGCTCGAGTTCGATGATCAGGGCCTCGCCGGTCTTGCCCTGCACCTTGCTGGCGCGCTCGTAGGCGCGGACCAGCTGGCGCTCGGAGACGTCGTACTGCGCGCGAAGGCGCTGCTTCTCGAGCAGCCGGACCTTGTAGTCCGAGTTCTGCTTGCGGCCGCGGCCGTGCTCACCCGGCGGGTAGGGGCGAGCCTCGAAGTACTTGACGGCCTTCGGCGTCAGGGCGATGCCGAGTGCACGCGACTTCTTGACCTTGGGTCGCGACTGGTTCACGGGGAACCTACCTCCATATAAGTTAGGTGAGCCTTGCCTTATTCGAGGAGGACGTAATGTCTCGACCACATGGGATCCCCCTGCCCAGTGCGCATCGCAGTTCGGACGACTCGACGGAATCGGTGTCCGCTTGCGACGACGATGAACAAGGTCAGCCGCGTCCCAGGGAAGGCGCCCGGCAGCCCACCGGAGCCGAGCGCGTACGAACCCTCGTTGAGAACAACGCCTCAGTATCCCTCACTCTGCCGGGTGCTCGCGACCACGGTCCCGGGTCCTGGGAACCCGCCGCACGCACCGTCACTCCCGAGGGGGATGTCGTTCTCCTTGTCGCACGGGATTCTCCCACGGCACGGGCGGTCGCCGGCGCCAGGGGCGGCGGCCTGGGCTGCGTGATGGAGATCACCGATGTCGCCCCCGTCGCGGTACGGCAGCGGATCAGGGGCCGGGCCCGGCTGGCCGGCCGGCTCGCCACCGTGCGCGACGGCGACCGTGCGCGCTGCGAGCGGCTGCTCGCCGAGCGGCACCCGGAGCATT
It encodes the following:
- the ruvX gene encoding Holliday junction resolvase RuvX, with amino-acid sequence MRRGRRLSIDVGDARIGVASCDPDGILATPVETVPGRDVPAAHRRLRQLVEEYEPIEVVVGLPRSLRGGEGPAAAKVRAFAQDLARGVHPVPVRLVDERMTTVTAGQGLRASGVKSRKGRSVIDQAAAVVILQNALEAERTSGGPPGEGVEVVI
- the alaS gene encoding alanine--tRNA ligase — encoded protein: MESAEIRRRWLSFFEERGHTVVPSASLIADDPTLLLVNAGMVPFKPYFLGETKPPAPRATSVQKCVRTPDIEEVGKTTRHGTFFQMCGNFSFGDYFKEGAIAYAWELLTSPQDKGGYGLDPERLWITVYLDDDEAERIWREVVGVPAERIQRLGKKDNFWSMGVPGPCGPCSEINYDRGPEFGPEGGPAVNDERYVEIWNLVFMQYERGEGSGKEDFEIVGDLPSRNIDTGLGLERLAMILQGVRNMYETDTLRVVIDKATELTGVRYGDSHESDVSLRVVADHIRTSVMLIGDGVTPGNEGRGYVLRRIMRRAIRNMRLLGATGPVVAALVDVVIKSMGRQYPELETDRKRVETVALAEEARFLKTLNAGTNVLDGAVTEARGAGSTVLSGDKAFLLHDTWGFPIDLTLEMAAEQGLTVDEDGFRRLMKEQRERAKADARAKKTGHADLSSYREVADASGATEFTGYTHTEGESTVVGLLVDGVPSPAASEGDEVEVVLDRTPFYAEGGGQLADQGRIRLDSGAVIEVRDVQQPVPGVSVHKGSVQVGEVTVGASAHAAIDVRRRRAIARAHSATHLTHQALRDALGPTAAQAGSENSPGRFRFDFGSPSAVPGTVLSDVEQRINEVLARELDVQAEVMGIDEARRQGAIAEFGEKYGERVRVVTIGDFSKELCGGTHVHNTSQLGLVKLLGESSIGSGVRRIEALVGVDAYHFLAREHTVVAQLQELVKGRPEELPEKIATVLGKLKDAEKEIEKFRAEKVLQAAAGLAEGARDVRGTALVTGRVPDGTSADDLRRLVLDVRGRMQRLPGAGDRPAVVALFTTAGGRPLTVIATNEAARERGLKAGELVRAAARALGGGGGGKPDVAQGGGQNPEAIGGAVEAVERLVAETA
- a CDS encoding DUF6167 family protein; amino-acid sequence: MFRRAFWFTAGAAAGVWATTKVNRKLRQLTPESLAAQAANKAIETGYRLKDFALDVRAGMAQREAELGEALGVDAAADRALPAQRRRAALENHKHHKKHYGMLDEKPPYDRNEDH
- a CDS encoding DUF948 domain-containing protein, whose protein sequence is MTGGEVAGILVAVFWAILVSFLAVVLVRLAQTLRATTRLMAEVTEQAVPLLADASATVRSAQTQLDRVEAIASDVQEVTSNASALSTTVASTFGGPLVKVAAFGYGVRRAMSRDGRDGRDGRDGRDGAGAPPEQVRRTIVVGRTVPAARRRKRKD
- the rpsD gene encoding 30S ribosomal protein S4, yielding MNQSRPKVKKSRALGIALTPKAVKYFEARPYPPGEHGRGRKQNSDYKVRLLEKQRLRAQYDVSERQLVRAYERASKVQGKTGEALIIELERRLDALVLRSGIARTIYQARQMVVHGHIEVNGNKVDKPSFRVRPDDVITVRERSRDKHPFQVAREGGYAPDGETPRYLQVNLKALAFRLDRDPNRKEIPVICDEQLVVEYYAR